Proteins from one Coffea arabica cultivar ET-39 chromosome 8c, Coffea Arabica ET-39 HiFi, whole genome shotgun sequence genomic window:
- the LOC113706069 gene encoding tryptophan N-monooxygenase CYP79A68-like isoform X2 — protein MLIPMLLSSLIRQKKSNPPSPLPPGPKSLPFVGCIFQMLRNRPTFEWMHKIMHEMNTEIACFRLGGIHVIPVTSPEIAREFLKKQDSIFSSRPVCMSAELPSSKYLSAVLSPSGNQQKKMKKIVISSVLSPAKHRWLHGKRIKEADHLVNYILNQCNNSLTGGEVNIRIAARHYCGNVTRRMFFDKRFFGRGTEDGGPGTEEVEHVEALFTILDHLFAFSLSDYVPWMRSFDMDGHEKILSMAVGSVRKDGTGRPLLTTEEIKAQIMELMLAAVDNPSNAIEWVLAEMLNQPELLQKATQELDTVVGRDRLVQEFDLPRLKYIKACIKEAFRLHPISPFNVPHVSTQDTIVGGYFIPKGSHVLLSRLGLGRNPRIWEDPLKFKPERHLDDLDELKVDLNNQELHFLSFSIGRRGCPGVQLGSTMCIMLLARLLHSFTWEIPRGLSRIDLTESPLFAIAKPRLAIL, from the exons ATGCTCATTCCAATGTTGTTGTCAAGCCTAATTAGACAGAAAAAATCCAACCCTCCTTCCCCTTTACCTCCAGGTCCAAAGTCCTTGCCTTTTGTGGGATGCATTTTCCAAATGCTAAGAAACAGACCAACATTTGAGTGGATGCACAAAATCATGCATGAGATGAACACCGAAATCGCTTGTTTTCGTCTTGGTGGCATTCATGTCATTCCAGTCACTTCTCCTGAAATAGCTCGTGAGTTTCTCAAGAAGCAAGACTCAATTTTCTCCAGCAGGCCTGTTTGCATGTCTGCAGAACTTCCCAGCAGCAAATACCTATCGGCAGTTCTTTCTCCTTCAGGCAATCAacagaagaaaatgaagaaaattgtcATTTCCAGCGTGCTTTCGCCTGCTAAACACCGTTGGCTTCATGGCAAACGCATCAAAGAAGCCGATCATTTAGTTAATTACATACTCAATCAATGCAATAATTCTTTGACCGGTGGCGAAGTGAACATAAGAATTGCTGCAAGGCATTACTGCGGGAATGTCACGCGGAGGATGTTTTTCGACAAAAGATTCTTCGGGAGAGGTACGGAAGATGGAGGACCAGGGACTGAGGAAGTAGAGCATGTTGAAGCTCTCTTCACAATTCTTGATCATTTGTTTGCGTTCAGTTTATCAGATTATGTTCCATGGATGAGGAGTTTTGATATGGATGGACACGAAAAAATCCTTAGCATGGCTGTTGGAAGTGTGAGAAA AGATGGAACTGGTAGGCCATTGCTGACAACTGAAGAGATCAAAGCACAAATTATG GAACTAATGTTAGCAGCAGTGGATAATCCCTCAAATGCTATCGAGTGGGTGCTAGCAGAGATGCTAAATCAACCCGAATTACTTCAGAAAGCCACACAAGAACTGGACACTGTAGTTGGAAGGGATAGACTGGTTCAGGAATTTGATCTCCCGCGGCTGAAATACATAAAAGCATGTATAAAAGAAGCCTTTCGACTCCACCCCATTTCGCCATTTAATGTTCCTCACGTATCTACTCAAGACACCATTGTCGGAGGCTACTTCATCCCAAAAGGCAGTCATGTATTGCTAAGTCGTCTTGGACTGGGCCGGAACCCAAGAATTTGGGAGGACCCTCTCAAGTTCAAGCCTGAGCGTCACCTGGACGATTTGGATGAATTGAAAGTGGATCTCAATAATCAAGAATTACACTTTTTGTCATTCAGCATTGGAAGGCGTGGATGTCCAGGAGTTCAGTTGGGTTCTACAATGTGTATCATGTTGCTAGCTAGGCTTCTTCACAGTTTTACTTGGGAAATTCCTAGAGGTCTTTCACGGATTGACTTAACTGAGTCACCTCTTTTTGCCATTGCTAAACCACGGTTAGCAATTTTATAA
- the LOC113706069 gene encoding tryptophan N-monooxygenase CYP79A68-like isoform X1, with protein MLIPMLLSSLIRQKKSNPPSPLPPGPKSLPFVGCIFQMLRNRPTFEWMHKIMHEMNTEIACFRLGGIHVIPVTSPEIAREFLKKQDSIFSSRPVCMSAELPSSKYLSAVLSPSGNQQKKMKKIVISSVLSPAKHRWLHGKRIKEADHLVNYILNQCNNSLTGGEVNIRIAARHYCGNVTRRMFFDKRFFGRGTEDGGPGTEEVEHVEALFTILDHLFAFSLSDYVPWMRSFDMDGHEKILSMAVGSVRKYQDPEIDRRIEMWKNGLKKEEEDLLDVLIMLRDGTGRPLLTTEEIKAQIMELMLAAVDNPSNAIEWVLAEMLNQPELLQKATQELDTVVGRDRLVQEFDLPRLKYIKACIKEAFRLHPISPFNVPHVSTQDTIVGGYFIPKGSHVLLSRLGLGRNPRIWEDPLKFKPERHLDDLDELKVDLNNQELHFLSFSIGRRGCPGVQLGSTMCIMLLARLLHSFTWEIPRGLSRIDLTESPLFAIAKPRLAIL; from the exons ATGCTCATTCCAATGTTGTTGTCAAGCCTAATTAGACAGAAAAAATCCAACCCTCCTTCCCCTTTACCTCCAGGTCCAAAGTCCTTGCCTTTTGTGGGATGCATTTTCCAAATGCTAAGAAACAGACCAACATTTGAGTGGATGCACAAAATCATGCATGAGATGAACACCGAAATCGCTTGTTTTCGTCTTGGTGGCATTCATGTCATTCCAGTCACTTCTCCTGAAATAGCTCGTGAGTTTCTCAAGAAGCAAGACTCAATTTTCTCCAGCAGGCCTGTTTGCATGTCTGCAGAACTTCCCAGCAGCAAATACCTATCGGCAGTTCTTTCTCCTTCAGGCAATCAacagaagaaaatgaagaaaattgtcATTTCCAGCGTGCTTTCGCCTGCTAAACACCGTTGGCTTCATGGCAAACGCATCAAAGAAGCCGATCATTTAGTTAATTACATACTCAATCAATGCAATAATTCTTTGACCGGTGGCGAAGTGAACATAAGAATTGCTGCAAGGCATTACTGCGGGAATGTCACGCGGAGGATGTTTTTCGACAAAAGATTCTTCGGGAGAGGTACGGAAGATGGAGGACCAGGGACTGAGGAAGTAGAGCATGTTGAAGCTCTCTTCACAATTCTTGATCATTTGTTTGCGTTCAGTTTATCAGATTATGTTCCATGGATGAGGAGTTTTGATATGGATGGACACGAAAAAATCCTTAGCATGGCTGTTGGAAGTGTGAGAAAGTACCAAGATCCTGAAATTGATAGAAGGATTGAAATGTGGAAGAATGGCTTGAAGAAGGAAGAGGAAGACCTTTTGGACGTCCTGATCATGCTTAGAGATGGAACTGGTAGGCCATTGCTGACAACTGAAGAGATCAAAGCACAAATTATG GAACTAATGTTAGCAGCAGTGGATAATCCCTCAAATGCTATCGAGTGGGTGCTAGCAGAGATGCTAAATCAACCCGAATTACTTCAGAAAGCCACACAAGAACTGGACACTGTAGTTGGAAGGGATAGACTGGTTCAGGAATTTGATCTCCCGCGGCTGAAATACATAAAAGCATGTATAAAAGAAGCCTTTCGACTCCACCCCATTTCGCCATTTAATGTTCCTCACGTATCTACTCAAGACACCATTGTCGGAGGCTACTTCATCCCAAAAGGCAGTCATGTATTGCTAAGTCGTCTTGGACTGGGCCGGAACCCAAGAATTTGGGAGGACCCTCTCAAGTTCAAGCCTGAGCGTCACCTGGACGATTTGGATGAATTGAAAGTGGATCTCAATAATCAAGAATTACACTTTTTGTCATTCAGCATTGGAAGGCGTGGATGTCCAGGAGTTCAGTTGGGTTCTACAATGTGTATCATGTTGCTAGCTAGGCTTCTTCACAGTTTTACTTGGGAAATTCCTAGAGGTCTTTCACGGATTGACTTAACTGAGTCACCTCTTTTTGCCATTGCTAAACCACGGTTAGCAATTTTATAA